CAAGGTCGGCTCGCCCTCGTGCGCCGACACGAGCCGTCTGACAACCTCCAACTTGCGGTAGTTCTCCGCGGCCAGCCTATACTTCTGCTGGTGAACCGAGAGCGAGTAGCTGCGCCGCACATCTTTCGGCATCTCAACCCTCACCTCCGTGCAATGCGCCTCGGCAATGAAGCCTCGGTTCTCGAGGTCCTTCCAGGGCACGTCGAACTTCTTCGGGCCTATCAAGCTGAATACGTCGGCCTCCAGCCCATCCTCACGAACAAGCGTCGCCGTCAGACCGAGGCGCCGCCTCGCCTGAAGTGCCGCGGTTATCCTAAACACCGGTGCGGGCAATAGATGGACCTCGTCGTAGATTATCAGACCCCAGTCTTTCTCATCGAAGACCTTGAAATGCCGAAACTCTGCATCCTTGCTCGTGCGGTGCGTCAGCATCTGGTAGGTTGTGAGCGTTATTGGCTTGATCTTCTTTCGCTCGCCGCTGTACTCACCGAAGTCCGCGCTTGACACGTTCGTCTTGTCGAGCATCTCCATCATCCACTGCCGAATCGCTACGATATTCGTGCAGATTATCAGCGTCTCGCACTTCAAAAGCGCCATCGCTGCAAGCCCGACGACTGTCTTGCCCGCGCCGCACGGCAGAACTATGACGCCGCTTCCGCCCTCGGATGAGCCACCCGCGTAGAAGGCATCCGTGGCGGCGAGCTGGTAGTCCCGAAGTTTCAACTCGGCGCCGTCTGACATGAACTCTCGCAGGGCAAACTCGAAGAACGTCCCATCAACGTAGCCGGCCACGTCCTTTACTGGGTAGCCGATGCGAGTCATAGCCTGCTTGATGTCTCCCCTGTGGATTGAGGGGATGAGGAGCTCAAGCTCGCCGACTCGCCGATCAACATATCTGGCCACACGCTCCGTGTTCATTATCTCGGCGATAAGCGAAGCATCGTCCGAGACGAGTATCAAGTCCTCGC
The genomic region above belongs to bacterium and contains:
- a CDS encoding DNA repair helicase XPB produces the protein EDLILVSDDASLIAEIMNTERVARYVDRRVGELELLIPSIHRGDIKQAMTRIGYPVKDVAGYVDGTFFEFALREFMSDGAELKLRDYQLAATDAFYAGGSSEGGSGVIVLPCGAGKTVVGLAAMALLKCETLIICTNIVAIRQWMMEMLDKTNVSSADFGEYSGERKKIKPITLTTYQMLTHRTSKDAEFRHFKVFDEKDWGLIIYDEVHLLPAPVFRITAALQARRRLGLTATLVREDGLEADVFSLIGPKKFDVPWKDLENRGFIAEAHCTEVRVEMPKDVRRSYSLSVHQQKYRLAAENYRKLEVVRRLVSAHEGEPTLIIGVYIRQLQEIADELQAPFIHGGTPTVEREMLYDDFRAGKIKILVVSKVANFAVDLPDASVAIQVSGTFGSRQEEAQRLGRILRPKSRGQKAFFYSIVSKDTKEQEAAMNRQRFLTEQGYAYSIYDWRELFGE